GCAGGACCAGAGCTTGCGGGCTCGTCTCGCCCTCGGCCACGCCCGCCTCCAGGGTCGCCGCGCGGACGACGGCAAGGGCCACAAACAGGCCAGCCAGGCTCCAGATGACCCTGCTGTGTTCGAAGTAGTAGGCGCGCAAGTCGCGCCCTTCCAGTTCCTGCGGGAAGGCGAGGCGAGCCATGATGAAGATCAGCGCCCCCGGTGCGAGCGCTAGCGCCAGCTCCCCCCAGTTCCAGCTCTCCTGGTCTTCGGCGAGCCAAACCCACCGGAGCATCCATATGGCCATCACGAGGATAAGGGCCGCGACCGTCCACACTGGCCAATAGCTACGGACAGACGCCCGGTGGCGAAGCGAATCGGCGAAACCTTGGAGAACCTCCGCCATCGCCAGCCCTACGACGATAGACACGAGGATCGCGATGTACTCGACGGTGGCCACGCCCCCCTCCGGGGAAGGTACCTGACAATTCTGCGGTTCTGCCGCACGGCCATGATGACCCGCACGCAGGAGCCGCAACGTCGGTGGCGACTAGACTCGGGCACACGCACGTACCTACGCCCGGAGCGTGCTTGTGGGTGGAGTGATGCGCCTCCGCTGCCCGGCCAAGATGTGGAGGGCGTGCGCAACACGCGAGCCAAAGCGCGCTCCGCGCCAGTATTCCTGTAGGGAATCCCCCTACATGACTTCCGCAGTCCCCCGACAGCCTTGGCCCCCTCCCAGGCCGCAACTTGAGCCGTCGACAGGGCGCTCGCGCGCCCACACGCGTACCGAACTACAGGGGTCAGGTTCTTCTGAAGACCACGAGTGTCGCACGCCGCGCCCTGGCGCTGGATCTTCGCTGGAAGATCCTCATCGCCAACGCCGCGTTGATCGCAGCGGCGGCGTTCGCCGGCCTCGTCGCCGGCGGCGAAGCGGCCGCGACACCCTCCCGGATCCTGCTCATCGTCGCCCTCGGCGTGCTGGTGAGCCTGCCCGTCAACGCCCTGCTGATCATCACGGCGCTGCGGCCGTTGCGGGGCCTGGAGGAGGCGGCCGCGCGGGTGGCTGGGGGTGACCTTTCCGCCAGGGCTCCCGCGTCGCCGCTGGCCGACGCGACTCTCGGCCGCCTGGTGGGCACCTTCAACCACATGCTGGATCACGTGGAGCTGCTGGAGGAAGGGCTGAGGCGTCTGGCGCAACGCGTGACGGACAGGGCCGAGGAAGAGCGTCAGACGCTCGCGCTGCGGCTGCGCGATGACACCGCGCAGGAGCTCGCCGTGGCCCTGCTGGGACTGCGCCGGGCGGGCACGGTGGCTGACGCGACGGAGCGTGAGCGGGAGCTGGCGAACGTGCGGCACAGCGTCGCCACGGCCATCAACGGTTCGCAGACCCTGGCCGAAAAGCTGCGTCCGCCGGGTCTGGACGCGCTGGGGCTGAAGGGAGCCCTGGCCGCGCTGGCGCGTCGCGTAGAACGCGACTCCAAGGTTACCGTGCGGGTGCGGGTGGCAGACCATGCGCCGGTCCCGCAGCGCGCCCAGCTCACGCTGTACAGGGCGGGAGAGGAGGCGCTGGCCAACGCCGTGCGTCACGCCGATCCGTCCGAGATCGTGCTCTCGCTGAGCGAGAGCGATGAACACCTGGTTCTGGAAGTCGTGGACGATGGCGTCGGATTCGAGCCTGACCCGGGCCGCGGTCGCGGCCTTGGGCTGCTGTGGATGGAGCAGAGGGCTCGTGCACTGGGTGGCACCTCGACAATAGATAGCGCGCCTGGGCGCGGAACCCGCGTGCGGGTCTCCGTTCCGTGCGCCGAAGGAGGAGAATAGTGAACGACGACCTGCGCGTTCTGCTGGTGGATGACCATGCGATCCTGCGCGCCGGCCTGCGCGCCCTCCTCGAGGCGGAGGACGACATGCGCGTCGTGGGGGAGGCGGGGACCGGGGAGGAGGCGATCGATCTCCTGCCGCACGTGAAGCCCAACATTGTGGTCATGGACATCTCCATGCCGGGCATGGGTGGCGTCGAGGCCACCCGGCGTATCATGGAGACTTCCGAACCACCACGGGTCCTCATCCTGACGATGCACGGCGAGGAGGAACACCTGCTGCCCGTGCTCGAGGCGGGGGGCAGCGGCTTCGTGCGCAAGACCAGCGCGGACGAGGACCTCACGCGCGCGATCAGGACGGTCGCCGCCGACCAGGTGTTTCTGTACCCGGCCGCCGCCAAGCTGCTGCTGAACGGCTTTCGCGTTCAGAACGAGCAGCCGAAGGACGACCCGCTCGAGCGGCTCACCGAGCGCGAGCGGCAGGTGCTGGCCATGACCGCCGAGGGCTTCAGCTCCACGGAAATCGGCAAGAAGCTGTTCATCTCGCCCAAGACGGTGGACACCTACCGGTCCCGGATCATGGACAAGCTCGAGCTGCACCACCGCTCCGAGCTGGTGCGCTTCGCGCTGCGGACGGGGTTGCTGAGCGCCTGACGCGGCGCGAGACGACGGGCGCGCGTATCATTACGCGTGACCACGCCTCAGACCTCGACCGTACCCGACGCCGCGCTGGCGGAGATCGCCGCGATCTCCTCCGACGCCATCATCTGCGTCGACGACTCGCACCTGATCATCTTCTTCAACGCTGGCGCCGAGGCGGTGTTCGGCTGGACGGCCGAGGAGGTGCTGGGTGAGCCTCTCGACCGGCTGCTGCCGGCCGCCGCTCGCGACGCGCACGGCGCCCACCTGGAAGCCTTTGCT
This sequence is a window from Gemmatimonadota bacterium. Protein-coding genes within it:
- a CDS encoding response regulator transcription factor, translated to MNDDLRVLLVDDHAILRAGLRALLEAEDDMRVVGEAGTGEEAIDLLPHVKPNIVVMDISMPGMGGVEATRRIMETSEPPRVLILTMHGEEEHLLPVLEAGGSGFVRKTSADEDLTRAIRTVAADQVFLYPAAAKLLLNGFRVQNEQPKDDPLERLTERERQVLAMTAEGFSSTEIGKKLFISPKTVDTYRSRIMDKLELHHRSELVRFALRTGLLSA
- a CDS encoding sensor histidine kinase, with amino-acid sequence MSRRQGARAPTRVPNYRGQVLLKTTSVARRALALDLRWKILIANAALIAAAAFAGLVAGGEAAATPSRILLIVALGVLVSLPVNALLIITALRPLRGLEEAAARVAGGDLSARAPASPLADATLGRLVGTFNHMLDHVELLEEGLRRLAQRVTDRAEEERQTLALRLRDDTAQELAVALLGLRRAGTVADATERERELANVRHSVATAINGSQTLAEKLRPPGLDALGLKGALAALARRVERDSKVTVRVRVADHAPVPQRAQLTLYRAGEEALANAVRHADPSEIVLSLSESDEHLVLEVVDDGVGFEPDPGRGRGLGLLWMEQRARALGGTSTIDSAPGRGTRVRVSVPCAEGGE